The following is a genomic window from Chryseobacterium ginsenosidimutans.
CTTTTCATCACTCTTTCGATATGACGAACCTGGTGAATGGAAATACCGAATTTACTATCAATATGACCTGTAGAAATTTTATAGTTACCTCCGGCAAAAATGTGTGGGTTGATTCTTACCAAGATAGGATATGTATTCCCGTATTTGTTACCGAACTGCTCAAGAATAGAGATATTATCAATATTAATATGAACTCCATGTGTCATTGCTTCTTCAATTTCAGCTAAATCCACACAATTGGGAGTAAATAATATTTTTTCTTTCGGAAATCCTGCTTTTAACCCCAGTTTCACTTCATTAATTGATACACAATCCAAAGAAGCACCCAAGTTCTTGACGTACTTAAGAATGTTGATGTTTGTCAACGCCTTCGCAGCATAGAAGAACCTTGTGTGTTTTAAAAAAGAAGATGTAAGCTTTTCGTATTGAATTTTAATAGATTCTGCATCGTAAACATACACCGGTGTACCAAACTCATTGGCAATCTTCAGTAATTCTTTTGAATTCATAATATAGTAAAACTTCTTTTTTTGATTAAGAAAATGCAAAGATAGTGAGAAATTGTTTATAATTTAAAATCAATCACATAGAACATTATTCTTAAAATTTCGATTTTACAGAATAAAAATCTTTTTATAAAAAATTACAGAGTTTTTTATATTATTTATTCAAGCTGTTTCCGATTGAAACAATTATTATTAAAATTAACAAAAATGCAATTATAGAAAGAGATTTGGGAAGTTGACCGTGCAGCCCAATTTTGTTCTTTTTGGCGGAATAATCTCTTATCTTCTTTATTGCAATAGAAAATAACTAATTTTCAAGGAGATTTCTTTTATACAATCAAATTATTTTGGAAGCGGCAGTATTTCAAAATCTTCGCGAAGCAAAGCCAATTGCAATTCATTATTTAAATCTGTTGATTGAAACTGCAGATCTATTTTTAACTTTGAAAGTTTGCTTAATGTCTGAATCTGAGTAAAAAGCTCATAGAAGCCATAGGAAATTATTTTTCCGTTTTCTACAATTAAAAACAATTTTTCACCTAATTTCCGTCCTTGTCCCAACCAGAGTTCATTTCGTTTTTTAAACTCAATTTTATTCCTAAACACTTCAATATCATTATATTCTTCGATTTTCCCGATAAACTGAACCGCTTTTGAACCTTGTGTAAAAGACCTGAATTTCAGGATGGGTTTTTCAGATCTGTTCAATTTATTTTTCTCAACGATATATTTGCCATTTCTGTGATAGAGACCAAATGCAAGCTGTTCTCTTTTTCTTATTCCTTTTGAATTTAAAATCAGTTTGGCAATAATTTCTGTTCCTGTTGGTTCATAATTGATCTGTTCAACATCTTTCTGAATGGCTTCCCATTTTTTAGATTTAGAATTAAAAACTTTTTTTGAAAATTTATTAATATCCTGGACATGATCAGAAAAAATGATTTTTCCTGCTTCATTTTGAAAATAAACAAATCCTTTTTCGTTCGGAAGATCCTGCGTCAAAACCTTGATTTTATTGATGTAAGTTTTAGCATTTGATTCCTCATGCTGTTCCTGAATGATTTCATTTTCAGTATCTTTCGACACCAAAAGTTTAAACAACTCCAAGGTTGCACGGGCATCTCCTTCTGCCCTGTGATGGTTTGTCAGAGGAATTCCGAGGGATTTTAC
Proteins encoded in this region:
- a CDS encoding 3'-5' exonuclease translates to MYSIIDIESNGAGYRKECIIDVAIYRYDGQKIVDQFISLVNPESDITPFVQKLTSITPKMVKTAPKFHEIAKRIVEITANTTLVGHNIDFDYRMLRQSFQRLGYDFKINTLDTIPLAKKLIPDEVSYSLGKLVKSLGIPLTNHHRAEGDARATLELFKLLVSKDTENEIIQEQHEESNAKTYINKIKVLTQDLPNEKGFVYFQNEAGKIIFSDHVQDINKFSKKVFNSKSKKWEAIQKDVEQINYEPTGTEIIAKLILNSKGIRKREQLAFGLYHRNGKYIVEKNKLNRSEKPILKFRSFTQGSKAVQFIGKIEEYNDIEVFRNKIEFKKRNELWLGQGRKLGEKLFLIVENGKIISYGFYELFTQIQTLSKLSKLKIDLQFQSTDLNNELQLALLREDFEILPLPK